A part of Planococcus sp. MB-3u-03 genomic DNA contains:
- a CDS encoding heme oxygenase: protein MYIVTNRIKMKPGFAEKMAPNFTRPGALQEMEGFHKVEVTVTQDLEEYDELNVNMYWETLDNYEAWKSSDVFRQAHKRPEPAEGEEKNESPMLGSQLVITKIASVIEAAK from the coding sequence ATGTATATCGTAACCAACCGCATTAAAATGAAACCGGGATTTGCTGAAAAAATGGCACCCAACTTCACCCGTCCAGGCGCATTGCAGGAAATGGAAGGCTTCCATAAAGTCGAAGTGACCGTCACGCAGGACCTGGAAGAATACGATGAACTGAACGTCAATATGTACTGGGAAACACTCGACAATTACGAAGCATGGAAATCCAGCGATGTTTTCAGGCAAGCCCATAAACGTCCTGAACCAGCAGAAGGCGAAGAGAAAAATGAGTCGCCGATGCTCGGCAGCCAACTCGTCATCACAAAAATTGCTTCGGTCATCGAAGCAGCTAAATAA
- a CDS encoding GNAT family N-acetyltransferase, translating into MKVKEQAMTEESARDILAWRYPYPYDFYNGEASEESLQELMNGSYRVVTEHGELFGFYCTGKGAQVPAGHASNAYPDGPVDFGLGMKPEKTGAGRGAAFVDFLLSEINKRHPGQALRLTVAQFNARAIRLYERAGFVKTGEFKNDYAAFQVMLKGE; encoded by the coding sequence GTGAAAGTTAAAGAACAGGCAATGACAGAAGAAAGCGCACGGGACATCCTCGCCTGGCGCTATCCGTATCCTTACGATTTCTATAACGGGGAAGCGTCGGAGGAAAGTTTGCAAGAGCTGATGAACGGCAGCTACCGGGTGGTGACGGAGCACGGGGAGTTGTTCGGTTTTTATTGCACGGGTAAGGGTGCGCAAGTGCCGGCCGGCCATGCATCGAACGCTTATCCGGATGGGCCGGTCGATTTCGGGCTCGGCATGAAACCGGAAAAAACCGGAGCGGGGCGAGGTGCTGCGTTTGTGGATTTTTTGCTCAGTGAAATCAACAAGCGCCATCCCGGACAAGCACTGCGCCTCACCGTCGCCCAGTTCAATGCGCGTGCGATCCGTTTGTATGAAAGGGCTGGATTCGTGAAGACCGGTGAATTCAAAAACGACTACGCTGCGTTCCAAGTGATGCTGAAGGGTGAGTGA
- a CDS encoding dicarboxylate/amino acid:cation symporter produces MKALWKSYTNVSLILKITVALILGVIVGLIFGPDTAVLAPLGDLLLRLLTFLIVPLIFFTLIVGINQSKIGDLGRMGGKVFLFYTLSSAFAIVVGLTVASIFQPGSGMQLDGSETFDVPDNPGFTSVLLNIVPSNIISAFSEMNLLGIIFTAFAFGIAISYMRSSAEFGELGNHLMKTINALNEATLIVLKAILQYVPIGIFAIMAQTVGSQGLDTLGSLLGMVAVLYIAIAVQIALYTIAMLVFKVNPLHFFKHARTPMLTAFVTQSSSGTLPLTLDAARGLGIPKSLYGFSLPLGATINMDGAAIRIAVSAIFAANIIGDPLSLSEMFMVVLIGTLATIGTAGIPGAGIVMIATVFVQLGLPMEAVALLTAIDALVGMGATMLNVTGDLAGSKLIDQSEKRRGTAKA; encoded by the coding sequence ATGAAAGCTCTTTGGAAATCTTATACAAATGTATCGCTTATCTTAAAAATCACTGTGGCGCTCATCCTCGGCGTTATCGTCGGCTTGATCTTCGGGCCGGACACAGCCGTCTTGGCACCGCTTGGGGATCTGCTCTTGCGGCTCTTGACCTTCCTGATTGTGCCACTCATCTTCTTCACCTTGATCGTCGGAATCAACCAATCGAAAATCGGCGACCTAGGCCGAATGGGCGGAAAAGTCTTTCTGTTCTATACATTGAGTTCGGCATTCGCCATCGTGGTCGGCTTAACGGTCGCAAGTATTTTCCAGCCGGGTTCGGGCATGCAGCTCGACGGCTCGGAAACCTTTGATGTTCCGGACAACCCCGGCTTTACAAGTGTTCTGTTGAACATTGTACCGTCCAATATCATCTCGGCATTCAGTGAAATGAACTTGCTCGGGATCATTTTTACGGCGTTCGCGTTCGGCATCGCCATCTCCTATATGAGAAGCTCTGCGGAATTCGGCGAACTTGGCAACCATCTGATGAAAACGATCAACGCGTTGAACGAAGCGACTTTGATCGTCTTGAAAGCGATCCTTCAATACGTGCCGATCGGCATTTTCGCCATCATGGCGCAGACAGTCGGTTCGCAAGGATTGGATACACTGGGATCGCTGCTCGGCATGGTCGCCGTTCTTTACATCGCCATCGCGGTGCAGATTGCGCTCTATACGATCGCCATGCTGGTGTTCAAAGTCAATCCACTGCATTTCTTCAAACACGCGCGGACACCGATGCTAACGGCGTTCGTCACGCAAAGCAGCTCCGGCACCTTGCCATTGACGCTTGATGCGGCGCGCGGGCTCGGCATCCCGAAAAGTTTGTACGGCTTTAGCCTGCCGCTCGGCGCGACAATCAATATGGATGGTGCGGCCATCCGCATCGCCGTTTCAGCCATATTTGCTGCCAACATCATCGGTGACCCGCTCAGCTTGTCTGAAATGTTCATGGTCGTCTTGATCGGCACGCTCGCAACCATCGGAACCGCCGGCATTCCAGGCGCTGGCATCGTCATGATCGCCACTGTCTTCGTCCAGCTTGGATTGCCGATGGAAGCCGTCGCGCTACTGACAGCAATCGATGCACTTGTCGGCATGGGCGCCACAATGCTCAATGTGACAGGCGATTTGGCTGGCTCGAAATTGATCGACCAAAGCGAGAAAAGACGCGGCACGGCCAAGGCTTAA
- a CDS encoding isoleucine--tRNA ligase, producing MVHQGKVQRWLLVIMLLAVNLPPLLLSSFPDGFALYFQFFVSALIVLALFIQALVKVRDSNIIYRVELWGLPLYYKTVYTEEIRRIEFKRSNWASKVAMVRVKKGIDMRFALFGDGLFEDLSQFAKRNDLELRKSKDYQTIEKLGSNRLR from the coding sequence ATGGTTCATCAAGGAAAAGTGCAGCGCTGGCTGCTCGTCATCATGTTATTGGCTGTCAATTTGCCGCCGCTGCTCCTGAGTTCGTTTCCAGATGGGTTTGCGCTGTATTTTCAATTCTTCGTTTCGGCACTGATCGTACTGGCTTTGTTCATCCAAGCGCTCGTTAAAGTCCGGGACAGCAATATCATTTACCGTGTCGAATTGTGGGGCCTGCCGCTTTATTATAAAACGGTTTACACCGAGGAGATTCGCCGCATTGAGTTCAAGCGCAGCAATTGGGCGTCGAAAGTGGCGATGGTCCGTGTGAAAAAAGGCATTGATATGCGCTTTGCTTTATTTGGCGACGGACTATTCGAGGATTTATCGCAATTTGCCAAACGCAACGATCTGGAACTCCGCAAGTCCAAAGATTATCAAACCATCGAAAAGCTTGGCAGCAATAGACTTCGCTAG
- a CDS encoding MFS transporter, with protein sequence MSNNKPKLWTRDFIGVSVVHFLLLLVFYLLIVTIALYAVEEYGASTSEAGLVTGIFILGALAGRLVIGRTLDMIGRKRALVLGSALFVGMTALYFLPLGLPFLMLNRFLHGVTLGVASTAAGTIAAQVIPHTRKGEGIGYFSMSATLGAAFGPFIGLLMSQWTGYNVIFAACVAIALSALALSTFVKVPTLEKPPAGEVKSGFQLSNYLEANAVPIAIVMFLIALSYSSVLSFINFYANDKGLVEAASFFFLVYAVVILLTRPFTGRIMDLYGANYIMYPALVSLAAGLLLLSAADSSLGLLFAGALIGLGFGNMQSTTQAVAIKLTPPHRMGLATSTFFVAMDGGLGMGPYILGFIIPLTGYSALYGLLGIAVLALIVPYYFLHGKKERKLASAH encoded by the coding sequence TTGAGTAACAACAAACCTAAATTATGGACGCGGGACTTTATCGGCGTTTCCGTCGTCCATTTTCTGCTACTGCTCGTTTTTTATTTATTGATCGTCACGATCGCTTTATACGCCGTCGAAGAATACGGCGCTTCGACCAGTGAAGCCGGCCTCGTCACCGGGATCTTCATCCTGGGGGCGCTGGCGGGACGCTTGGTCATTGGCCGCACACTCGATATGATCGGCCGAAAACGCGCCTTGGTGCTCGGCTCTGCTTTGTTTGTCGGCATGACCGCGCTGTATTTCCTGCCGCTCGGTTTGCCATTCCTGATGCTGAACCGCTTCTTGCACGGCGTGACGCTCGGAGTCGCAAGTACCGCAGCGGGCACGATCGCCGCTCAAGTCATTCCTCATACGCGTAAAGGCGAAGGCATCGGCTATTTCAGCATGAGTGCTACGCTGGGTGCAGCTTTCGGGCCATTTATCGGCTTATTAATGAGCCAATGGACTGGCTATAATGTGATTTTTGCTGCCTGTGTCGCGATCGCCTTGTCCGCGCTAGCGCTCAGCACGTTCGTAAAAGTGCCGACGCTGGAGAAACCGCCTGCTGGAGAAGTGAAATCGGGCTTTCAGCTTTCCAATTATTTAGAAGCGAACGCTGTGCCAATCGCCATTGTCATGTTCCTGATAGCGCTCAGTTATTCGAGCGTTTTGTCGTTCATCAATTTTTATGCCAATGATAAAGGGCTGGTGGAAGCGGCAAGTTTCTTCTTCCTGGTCTACGCTGTCGTCATCTTGCTGACTCGCCCATTCACTGGCCGCATCATGGATTTGTACGGCGCCAATTACATCATGTACCCCGCGCTTGTGTCGCTCGCGGCCGGCCTGTTGCTGCTGAGTGCCGCTGATTCGAGCCTGGGGCTGTTGTTTGCGGGCGCTTTGATCGGGCTCGGGTTCGGCAATATGCAATCGACGACGCAAGCGGTCGCTATCAAGCTGACCCCGCCCCACCGGATGGGGCTTGCCACATCGACGTTTTTTGTCGCGATGGACGGCGGGCTCGGCATGGGGCCTTATATCCTCGGCTTTATCATCCCGCTCACCGGCTACAGTGCACTTTACGGCTTATTGGGAATCGCCGTACTTGCGTTGATTGTGCCGTATTATTTCCTCCATGGAAAAAAAGAACGCAAACTCGCTTCAGCGCATTAA
- a CDS encoding HIT family protein: MQLRPECPFCHPVYDTEQRIVFETANCWFLQHEKAQGVLEGSGVIVPKQHRSSPFELTPQEWQETQELLRLVKPFLEKIVPDGYTLGWNVGEASNQSIGHSHLHVIPRFNDEPYAGKGLRHWLKKPENRRPGKSGDAR, translated from the coding sequence ATTCAATTGCGCCCCGAGTGCCCGTTTTGCCATCCGGTTTACGACACGGAACAGCGCATCGTTTTTGAAACCGCCAATTGCTGGTTCTTGCAGCACGAGAAAGCGCAAGGCGTGCTCGAAGGATCGGGTGTCATTGTCCCGAAACAGCATCGCTCGTCGCCGTTCGAACTGACGCCCCAAGAATGGCAGGAGACACAGGAGCTGCTTAGGCTTGTGAAACCTTTCCTCGAGAAGATAGTGCCCGACGGCTATACGCTCGGCTGGAATGTCGGGGAAGCATCCAATCAATCGATCGGCCATAGCCATCTCCATGTCATCCCGCGTTTCAATGACGAACCGTATGCCGGAAAAGGCTTGCGCCATTGGCTGAAAAAACCTGAAAACCGTCGTCCTGGCAAAAGCGGGGATGCACGGTGA
- a CDS encoding cupin domain-containing protein produces MELKDYGAESFVVNIEDATKQNDTFRTALWTGKNLQVTLMSIAAGDDIGLEVHEHGDQFLRIEEGEGLVQMGDSEDNLSFEEKAEDDYAILIPAGKWHNVTNTGDKPLKIYSIYAPPEHPHSTVHETKAEADAAEEEE; encoded by the coding sequence ATGGAATTAAAAGATTATGGTGCTGAATCATTTGTCGTCAATATCGAAGATGCGACAAAACAAAACGATACGTTCCGGACCGCTCTTTGGACCGGGAAAAACCTACAGGTCACATTGATGAGCATCGCAGCGGGCGATGACATCGGGCTAGAAGTCCACGAACACGGCGACCAATTCCTTCGCATCGAAGAAGGGGAAGGCCTTGTGCAGATGGGCGACAGTGAAGACAACTTAAGCTTTGAAGAAAAAGCGGAAGACGATTACGCCATCCTCATCCCCGCAGGCAAATGGCACAACGTCACCAATACAGGTGATAAACCGCTGAAGATCTATTCCATCTATGCACCGCCAGAACATCCGCACAGCACAGTGCACGAAACAAAAGCGGAAGCGGACGCAGCAGAAGAGGAAGAATAA
- a CDS encoding diguanylate cyclase domain-containing protein, giving the protein MKSLSLRNYWGLIFAVFILLFAAVLSVLVSEVSTKRLEEERGNALSSAAFQMKDRLDQYMWGRYSEIKTFGEIEELALTTSIEEKRATLEMLQDQVPAFSWIGITDSAGVVTASTNELLEGMDLSDRPVYSEARQADYVGDVHEALLLADLLPNPGGHELEFVDISVPFFYSDGSFGGVVAAHLSWDWAQEVMQFVLRPLNRSENELEVFVLSPGDNRVILGPEQFLGKPLPIDSYTLSQGKRAGWVLEQWPDGNSYLTGFTGGRTNWEYPGLEWTVLVRQPEETAFAAARDLSRIIMLSGLASAVLFALAGWLVAGRISRPLNEISNKAKAFRKGSQLVLPKNTGVREIEDLSNSLESLVMTLGTTESDLVRMQDLAQRDPLTGLPNRIALEEAADRMMKRAHTDGEQLAFFYLDLDGFKKANDTLGHLAGDHVLQKVAERLMAELPEEAFISRIGGDEFVLLFPCEGMGELPTRQLAQRLIDRLSKPITVEAGRVQLGCSIGIAIYPDNAENLYTLLSYADAALYVSKENGKSQTTFYRDIASE; this is encoded by the coding sequence ATGAAATCATTATCGCTGAGAAATTACTGGGGCCTGATATTCGCGGTCTTCATCCTGCTTTTTGCTGCTGTACTCAGCGTCCTCGTCTCCGAAGTGAGCACGAAGCGGCTGGAAGAAGAACGGGGCAATGCCTTATCGAGTGCAGCGTTCCAGATGAAAGACCGACTGGATCAATACATGTGGGGACGCTATAGCGAAATCAAGACCTTCGGGGAAATCGAAGAACTTGCGCTGACTACGTCCATTGAAGAAAAGCGTGCCACGCTTGAAATGCTGCAAGACCAAGTGCCGGCTTTTTCCTGGATTGGCATCACCGATTCGGCCGGCGTCGTGACTGCTTCCACTAACGAATTGCTGGAAGGAATGGACTTGTCCGATAGACCCGTTTATTCCGAAGCACGCCAAGCGGATTACGTCGGCGATGTCCACGAAGCGCTGCTTTTGGCAGACTTATTGCCGAATCCCGGCGGCCATGAGCTCGAATTTGTCGATATCAGCGTCCCTTTCTTTTACTCGGATGGTTCATTCGGCGGCGTAGTAGCCGCCCATTTGAGCTGGGATTGGGCACAAGAAGTGATGCAATTCGTGTTGCGACCGCTCAACCGCAGCGAAAATGAACTGGAGGTTTTCGTCTTAAGCCCAGGGGACAATCGCGTCATTCTCGGTCCTGAACAATTTCTCGGCAAGCCGCTTCCGATCGATTCCTACACCCTGTCACAAGGAAAACGAGCCGGTTGGGTACTGGAACAATGGCCAGATGGCAATTCGTATTTAACTGGCTTCACCGGCGGCCGAACCAATTGGGAGTATCCGGGGCTTGAATGGACTGTGCTGGTCCGCCAACCCGAAGAAACGGCCTTCGCCGCCGCCCGCGACTTGAGCCGCATCATCATGTTGAGCGGTTTGGCAAGCGCTGTTCTTTTTGCCTTAGCCGGCTGGTTAGTAGCCGGGCGCATCAGCCGCCCGCTCAATGAAATCTCCAACAAAGCGAAAGCCTTCCGCAAAGGCAGCCAATTGGTTCTGCCAAAAAATACGGGAGTCCGTGAAATTGAAGACTTATCCAACTCGCTTGAGAGCCTGGTCATGACACTTGGCACGACGGAATCCGATTTGGTGCGCATGCAGGATTTGGCGCAGCGCGATCCGCTGACGGGCTTGCCGAACCGTATCGCACTCGAAGAAGCCGCTGACCGAATGATGAAACGAGCGCACACCGACGGAGAACAATTAGCCTTTTTCTATTTGGATCTGGATGGCTTCAAAAAAGCCAACGATACCTTAGGGCATTTAGCGGGCGACCATGTACTGCAGAAAGTGGCCGAACGGCTAATGGCGGAACTGCCTGAAGAGGCGTTCATTTCCCGGATTGGCGGGGATGAGTTTGTGTTATTGTTCCCTTGCGAGGGAATGGGCGAGTTGCCGACAAGGCAATTGGCGCAGCGCCTGATCGACCGGCTAAGCAAGCCGATCACCGTAGAGGCTGGCCGTGTCCAGCTCGGGTGCAGTATTGGCATCGCTATTTATCCGGACAACGCCGAAAATCTCTATACTTTATTATCTTATGCCGATGCGGCGCTTTATGTGTCAAAGGAAAACGGCAAAAGCCAGACGACGTTTTACAGGGATATCGCCTCGGAATGA
- a CDS encoding GNAT family N-acetyltransferase has product MQFPTLETERLLLTEITEQDTDRFFALLQREDVTYYYGMDRLLEKEEALEMIRAFRVVFEFMRGMRWGIRLRGEGELIGTIGFNQLQLRSKKTEVGYELHPDYWRKGLMEEALAAVLAYAFDELGLYRVGATTYPANTGSNRLLKKMGFTEEGRLRGYLYQRGESHDALIFSLLAPEWHMQQRDNR; this is encoded by the coding sequence ATGCAATTTCCCACACTTGAGACGGAGCGGTTATTGCTGACGGAAATTACGGAGCAGGACACTGACCGTTTTTTCGCGCTCTTACAGCGTGAAGACGTAACTTATTATTACGGCATGGATCGGCTATTGGAGAAAGAAGAGGCGCTCGAGATGATCCGCGCTTTTCGCGTCGTGTTTGAGTTCATGCGCGGTATGCGCTGGGGGATCCGCTTGCGCGGGGAAGGAGAATTGATCGGAACAATCGGGTTCAACCAGCTTCAGCTGCGCTCGAAAAAGACCGAAGTCGGCTATGAATTGCATCCGGATTATTGGCGCAAAGGGCTGATGGAAGAAGCGCTTGCGGCCGTACTGGCCTATGCATTTGATGAGCTTGGGCTTTACCGTGTAGGCGCCACAACTTATCCGGCCAATACCGGGTCGAACCGGCTGTTGAAGAAAATGGGCTTTACGGAAGAAGGGCGGCTCCGTGGCTATTTGTATCAACGCGGAGAGTCGCACGATGCATTGATCTTTTCGCTGTTGGCCCCTGAATGGCATATGCAGCAACGAGACAATCGATGA
- a CDS encoding DUF4181 domain-containing protein: MGGVGETDGMGYYEAQYDWVWPLIGFIAVTVLAIMGVNWILRKILRVERKKFFSSSSNFVNKRHEKVDAYFRWSGAAISIGALFVFQETRSFLPLAALLAINGVQGAYTVYMERIHSDNPNDYKYSLLQFATGTVIVVTSMFAFFPDFSEFILDDIRLLADLVN, translated from the coding sequence ATGGGTGGAGTCGGTGAAACAGACGGAATGGGTTATTACGAAGCGCAATACGACTGGGTATGGCCGCTGATCGGTTTTATTGCGGTCACGGTTCTGGCAATCATGGGCGTGAACTGGATCTTGCGCAAGATTTTAAGGGTCGAGCGCAAGAAGTTCTTTTCCAGTTCATCAAATTTCGTCAATAAGCGCCACGAAAAAGTGGATGCTTATTTCCGCTGGAGCGGGGCAGCGATTTCCATTGGGGCACTCTTCGTCTTTCAAGAAACCCGATCGTTTCTTCCTTTAGCTGCGCTGCTTGCCATCAACGGGGTGCAAGGGGCGTACACTGTTTATATGGAAAGAATCCATTCTGACAATCCGAATGATTATAAATATAGCTTGCTTCAATTCGCGACCGGTACAGTCATTGTCGTTACGTCTATGTTTGCGTTCTTCCCGGATTTTTCCGAATTCATATTGGATGATATCCGTTTGCTGGCTGATCTCGTGAATTAA
- a CDS encoding NAD(P)/FAD-dependent oxidoreductase, with amino-acid sequence MANHDIFDVTIIGGGPAGLYSAFYSGLRGMKTKIIEFQPRLGGKLHVYPEKMIWDVGGQTPIRCEQLITQLVEQGLTFDPTVCLDEKVESMNKNEDGLFVLVGASGEIHYSKSVIVAVGGGILKPQKLQIEGAERFEVANLNYTVKTLERFRGSTVLISGGGNSAVDWANELEPIAEKVYVIHRKSEMAGHEAQVRQLLESRAECLLDSAITRLVASDEGDRVELVEVMNQVTGERRMLPVDQLVINHGYERDASLLENSPLDLETKDDFYLQGTPASETSVPGVFAAGDILQHDGKLNLIAGTFTDAANAVNKAKKFIEPDAANIAMVSSHNDVFNSRNQALKKQALR; translated from the coding sequence TTGACGTAACCATCATCGGGGGAGGTCCCGCCGGCTTGTATTCAGCTTTCTACAGCGGCCTTCGGGGCATGAAAACAAAAATTATCGAGTTCCAGCCGCGCCTTGGCGGCAAGCTTCATGTCTATCCGGAGAAAATGATCTGGGACGTCGGAGGGCAGACGCCGATCCGCTGCGAGCAGCTGATCACCCAATTGGTCGAACAAGGGCTCACTTTCGACCCAACGGTATGCCTGGATGAGAAAGTGGAAAGCATGAATAAGAACGAAGACGGTTTGTTTGTGCTGGTGGGCGCTTCGGGTGAAATCCATTACTCGAAATCGGTCATTGTCGCAGTCGGCGGAGGCATTTTGAAACCGCAGAAGCTGCAAATTGAAGGAGCCGAACGCTTTGAAGTGGCCAACCTCAATTATACAGTAAAAACACTCGAACGTTTCCGTGGCAGCACGGTGCTCATTTCAGGAGGCGGCAATTCGGCAGTCGACTGGGCGAACGAGCTCGAGCCGATCGCTGAAAAAGTCTATGTTATCCACCGCAAATCTGAAATGGCCGGACATGAAGCGCAAGTGCGCCAATTGCTTGAAAGCCGCGCTGAATGCCTACTGGATTCCGCCATCACACGGCTCGTGGCATCGGATGAAGGCGACCGCGTCGAGCTGGTGGAAGTGATGAACCAAGTGACGGGCGAGCGGCGCATGCTGCCGGTCGACCAGCTCGTCATCAACCACGGCTATGAGCGCGATGCGAGTTTATTGGAAAACAGCCCACTCGATCTGGAAACAAAAGACGACTTCTATTTGCAAGGCACGCCGGCAAGCGAAACTTCCGTACCGGGAGTGTTTGCGGCAGGCGACATTCTCCAGCATGACGGCAAGCTCAATTTGATCGCCGGCACGTTCACCGACGCCGCCAATGCCGTCAATAAAGCGAAAAAGTTCATCGAACCGGATGCTGCCAATATCGCCATGGTTTCTTCCCATAATGATGTATTCAACTCCCGCAACCAGGCGCTGAAAAAACAAGCCTTGCGCTGA
- a CDS encoding GNAT family N-acetyltransferase: MFHVKQRKEQVDMQLESERLLLRRYRDEDFEFLYSLLKQPKVMQHIGDGKVKSRQQAFEFLYWIYRMYREHPEHGLFLLVRKEDGKRIGHAGLVPQSVDGQAELEVGYWLAPEFWGFGYAREAARLLCARGFVEQGQHALISLIQPDNQASQKVAKALGMECGEPVLRNGQYVLVYRVQKERWHAISHT; encoded by the coding sequence ATGTTTCACGTGAAACAGCGAAAGGAGCAAGTGGACATGCAATTGGAGAGTGAGCGTTTGCTGCTGCGCCGTTACCGCGATGAGGACTTTGAATTCTTGTATTCGCTGTTGAAACAGCCGAAAGTCATGCAGCATATCGGGGACGGCAAAGTGAAGAGCCGCCAGCAAGCTTTTGAATTCCTCTACTGGATTTACCGCATGTACAGGGAGCATCCTGAGCACGGCTTGTTTTTGCTGGTGCGGAAAGAAGACGGCAAGCGGATCGGCCATGCCGGGCTGGTGCCGCAATCGGTAGATGGGCAAGCGGAACTTGAAGTTGGCTACTGGCTTGCACCGGAATTCTGGGGCTTTGGCTATGCCCGTGAAGCTGCACGGTTGCTTTGTGCGCGCGGTTTCGTGGAGCAAGGCCAACACGCACTCATTTCACTCATTCAACCGGATAACCAAGCCTCGCAGAAAGTAGCAAAAGCACTTGGCATGGAATGCGGAGAACCGGTTTTGCGCAACGGACAATACGTACTCGTTTACCGGGTGCAAAAGGAGCGATGGCATGCAATTTCCCACACTTGA